A window of Hemitrygon akajei unplaced genomic scaffold, sHemAka1.3 Scf000055, whole genome shotgun sequence contains these coding sequences:
- the LOC140721434 gene encoding erythroblast NAD(P)(+)--arginine ADP-ribosyltransferase-like translates to MEITRLFSWILILVSTTCHLSRGNASNSGDDVIILSMMENSAAYVYTQSDESDMLAIEYLAKECEINENLDDAWKEAVKKRKNDPRLSKVPVPRGLKEEHVVAIIAYTLETELYRQFNAALRLYGANDSVYAEKFPFKSFQYLLSIALERLREELGKPPQPTYRRMTIRSTGKVGSRMKFGYFASSSRNKELEEFDRKTIFTISSQYGAQMQNYSVSPHEEEVLIPPYEAFIITSCQPRPDGVDISLQTDGEAGNPVRVERGSESEMIVLRCEGTAIFPMAWLCILSLLVHISL, encoded by the exons ATGGAGATAACACGACTATTTTCATGGATTCTGATCCTCGTTTCTACCACGTGCCATCTGA GTCGGGGGAATGCTTCGAACAGTGGGGATGACGTCATCATACTGAGCATGATGGAGAACTCTGCTGCTTACGTCTACACCCAGAGCGACGAGTCCGACATGTTGGCCATCGAATATCTCGCAAAGGAGTGTGAAATTAATGAAAACCTTGACGACGCATGGAAGGAGGCAGTTAAGAAACGAAAAAACGACCCGCGGCTGAGCAAGGTCCCAGTGCCCCGGGGGCTCAAAGAAGAACACGTGGTGGCCATAATTGCCTATACGCTTGAGACTGAATTGTATAGGCAGTTCAACGCGGCCCTGAGGTTGTACGGGGCCAACGACTCGGTGTACGCTGAGAAATTTCCCTTCAAAAGTTTCCAGTACCTTCTATCCATTGCCCTCGAGagactgagagaggagttgggtaAACCACCCCAGCCGACCTACAGAAGAATGACAATAAGGTCCACTGGTAAGGTGGGATCCAGAATGAAATTTGGCTATTTTGCTTCGTCCTCTCGCAACAAAGAGCTCGAGGAATTCGACAGAAAAACAATATTTACAATTTCCTCTCAGTACGGTGCCCAGATGCAAAATTACTCGGTATCCCCTCATGAGGAAGAGGTTCTGATTCCTCCATATGAAGCGTTCATAATCACGAGTTGCCAACCGCGTCCTGACGGAGTTGATATTTCTCTCCAAACGGACGGGGAGGCTGGGAACCCGGTACGGGTGGAGAGAGGTAGTGAAAGCGAGATGATTGTTCTGCGGTGTGAGGGGACCGCCATTTTCCCAATGGCGTGGCTGTGCATCCTGTCGCTGTTGGTTCACATTTCGCTGTAA